ACTGCAAACGGTGGCGCGCGACACCGGCCTCGGGCTACCGGAAACCCGCACCTACCACGCCATGGGTTTTCGCCTCTACAAACGCTTCGTGCGCGAGGGCTACCTGCCGGATTTCGTCGACGACATCCTCAGCGACCAGGAAATCAACTTCCAGGTCTGGCTGCTGACCCGTCAGCTCGCGCCGGAGTCCCTGCAGGACGAAATCAAGCGCAGCAAGAAGGACTACGTCGAAACCGCATCCCACTTCATCGACATGGTGAAGACCACCCTCTCCCCGGTGGACATCGTCTGGGAGCAGATGGGCTACGGTGCCAAGCACCGCTACCTCATCGACCTGTTCCACGGCTTCGAGCAATGGCGCAAGCGCAACGCCCGCATCAGCTATGCCGACATGCTCTATGAACCGGTGATGGCCATCCACCAGAACCCTCCGCTGCAACGGCTGGTGGCCAACAAGATGGACCTGGTGATGGTGGACGAATACCAGGACACCAACGAGATCCAGCACCTGCTGCTGCGCTACATCGCCGGCGAACGGGCGCGGGTCACGGTGGTAGGTGATCCGGACCAGACCATCTATGAATTCCGCGGTGCCCAGCCGGAATTCATCCTCAACCGCTTCAGTGAAGAGTTCGAGAGCCCGCTGGAGCAGACCCTGAGCTACACCTTCCGCTACGGCCATCGGGTGGCACTGTTGGCTAACCACCTCATCAGCCACAACACCGGGCGTAAGGATGTCCTCTGCCATTCCCATCCGACCACACCGGCCACGCATGTCGAACTCCATGAGTCCGGGCAGGACAGCGACGTGGTCCTACGGCTGGTGGAGGCCCTCCGCGATAGAGGTGATCCGCTGGAATCGGTCGCCGTGCTGTTCAGGGTCTGGAGTCAGAGCGTGCCGATCGAACTGCGCTTGCTGGCACGGCAGATTCCCTACCGCATCGACAGCAATAAGGGCGCGCTGTTCACCCGCGAAGTAGAAGCCATTACCCACCTGTTACGGGTCTGTGGCGGCCAACTACCGATATTGCCGGAAGAAGCCCGCCTGGACACCGCCCGCAGCCTGCTGCGATTTCCCCACGTGGGGCTCAAGGAAGCGGAACTGCAGAACCTGGCACAGTTTCTGGCCCGCTTCGAACGGGATTGGGGCGCCAGACTACTTGACCTGGATTTCGATGCCATCGGGCCGATGCCGTCGCGCAAGCTCAAGAAACTGGGCCGCTGCCTGCTGGAACTGGACAATTTCCCAGGCTCAGCCAGCGACCTGATCGAGCGCTATGCCGATGACACCGAGCTGTTCGAAGGCATCCGCAGCCTGGCTATGACCCACGAGTCCGCCGACGAGCGAATCGAGACGGTGCGCGGTTTCCAGGCCTATATCGACGGCCTTGACGCGGGTGTCGGCGAAACCCTGGCCCACCTGGATACCCTGCGCCAACAGGCCCGCCAGCCGGGTCGTGGTGGCATACAGCTGTCGACGATGCACCGCACCAAGGGGCTGGAGTGGCCAGTGGTGATCATTCCCGGCCTGCAGGAAAAATACCTGCCCTACACCGCCCGGCAATCCGACGACATCAAGGCGCTGGTCGAGAGTGAGCGTCGGCTGCTCTACGTCGCCCTCACCCGCACGAAACAGGCGCTCCACCTCATCACCCGCCCCGACACCGGTACCCCTCACCTGGACGGTGACCAAGGCCGCAGTCGCTTCCTGCATGAACTGTGTTTTCCGGTCTCCGCTCACTTTGGCGAACAACTGGATGACCAACCGGAGCCCGGCTCCGAACTCTCGCTCAACCATCCGCTGACAACCATCAGTCAACGCTACGCCGACAGGGCCGGCGTTAAACTGATTGCTCCGGAAACCAGCGCTGAACCTGATCAGGGGGGACCGCTTTGGCACCAAAGCCGCCTGGTTCACGCGATCCTCGGTCCCGGTCAGGTCACCGACGAATCGGAGGGGGCTTTCGATGTCCGCTTCGACACCGGCGAAACCCTGACGTTCAGCAAGAAGAGCGCCCATCTTTACTTCCGTCTGCCGGATGCGTCTTAAATCCTCTACTGAGCAGATCGTTGATGAATGAGGCGGCCGAGAGCTCGAACGAAGCGGGTGGGTGCTGTCGCTGAAGCGGGGGACAAGGACGTCCCCGGTAGTCTTGGCTGGCCAGGGACGGCCATCCAAGACGGCGTAAGCGACGGCTCCCACCCGCTTCAGCCCCCGTCCCCAAAAGCCAAGAAAACATTTCAATCCTGCAATAAACCCCCTCAAACCTGTGCAACATGAATCTCATCACTTAAATTGCACGTAATGGGTTGCTTAGAGAGGGCCTGAAAACCACTTAATCCTTCCGACATCTCAAGTGTTATCGGATACCTCTTTAGCCGGTTGGGCTCTGCAGTACGGCTTCTTCCCTTACATAACCGAACAACAAGAACCGAAAGCAGAAAAACCGACATGAAACGAACAGGAGGTTCACATGACCCTACCCCGCTCACTGGCTGTCGCCACGCTTGCAGCAGCCATAGCAACGCCAGCCCTGGCGGACGAACAAAAGGTATACGTCAATCCTTTCATGGGATTCCAGTGGTTCGATGAAGATTGTGATCTCAGTGAAACCGCCACTTTTGGCGTGGGCCTGGAGTACCGGTTCCTGCCCCGCTGGGCGGTGGAGGGCGTTTTCTCCCGGGGCGATGCTGATCGCCAACACTTACCCGGCGACAGCGACTTCGAGGACTACCGCCTGGATGGCCTCTACTACTTCGCCGACCCGGACGAAGACTGGAACCCATACGTCGCCACCGGTGCCGGCCACACGGACTTTGACGAAATCGGCGGTGGCACCGACGGCGAAACCCGGCTGAATTTCGGCGGCGGTATCCGCTACAACGTCAGTGATGTCGTTTCCCTCCGGGGCGACGTGCGCGAGTACTACAGTCTCGACAAAGAGCACTTCGACACCCTGGCGACGGTGGGCATCAGCTTCGCCTTCGGCTTTGGCGGCGGTGAACCCGAGCCCGCCGCGCCACAGGATTCTGACAACGATGGCGTCAACGATGAGCGGGATCAGTGTCCGAACACGTCAGCCGGCGCCCAGGTGGACGCCAATGGCTGCGAACTCGACAGCGATAACGATGGTGTCGCCGACAGCCGCGATGACTGTCCGAACACCCCGTCCGGGGCTGAGGTCAACAGCCGCGGCTGTGAGCTGGACAGCGACAACGACGGCGTGGTGAACAGTAAGGATCAGTGCCCGGGAACCCAGGCCGGTGTCGAAGTCGATGAGCGTGGTTGTGAAGGTGTTACCGAGCGCGTCCAGACGTTCACGCTGGAGGTACAATTCCCGTTCAATAGCGATGACATCGGTGACAAGTACGATAGCGAGCTGCGCCGTGTCGCCGACTTCCTCAAGGAGAATCCTGGAACCACCGTCGAGGTCGCCGGTCACACCGACAGTGTGGGTCCTGCATCGTATAACCAGGAACTATCGCAGCGCCGGGCCCAGTCCGTGGCTGACCGTCTGACGGACATGCTGGGCGTGGATCCTGATCGGGTCAGTGCGATGGGCTATGGGGAAAGCGAGCCGGTCGCTGACAACTCAACCGAAGCCGGACGCGCGGACAACCGCCGAGTCGAGGCTCGCATTCAACTCGAACGCTAAAACGGGGTGGGTCAAGCCAGCCAACAACGCCCGGCTTCGCGCCGGGCGTTCTTTTAGAGGCCTGAGTACGTAAGCGAGGAGGTGGATATGCGCAGTACCGCCTTGATCCTTATCGGTATCTGCATGCTGATTGGCGCAGACCGTTCGGTAAGTTCAGACGTCTTCCGCTGTACCGGAGCCGACGGTGTCAGCTATTCAGATACGCCCTGCGGAGAAACTGCCGAACGCATTAACGTCCCGGATAACCGCATCGGCGGTAGCTTCGATAGTAACCTCCCGGACCTACCGAAACAGCAGGAATCCGAACCCGAGCAATCCCGGACCGCGACACCGCCTGTCGAGAGCAGTGCCTGTCGTTACATTCCCTCCACCGACCTGCGCCGCTACATCATTCGCGAACAGGTGGTCAAAGGCATGACCAGGGAAAACGTCATCAAAGCCTTCGGTCGTCCGCCGGAAACCTACCCCGTCCCCCAGGAAACCTGGGTCTACACCACCGATTACTACGGCATGATGTACGAACTGACCTACGTCTACTTCCGGGACGGCTGCGTGGAAAATGTGGTTTACCGCAAGCCCTGATCAGTCGCTGGCCACGATTGCATCGAGCAGCAGGTTGCGCGGTGTCAGCTTACGATCACAGAAAGTCCCCAGACGAACGTCATAGCCCTGCTCCTCCAGATAGAGCACATAGTCCAGCACCATCCAGACTTCCAATGGGCGCCTGAACAGATGGCGCAGCAGCTCATGACGACGGACTTGCCGCTGGCGTTGCTCGCCGAAAGCGAGCCAACGACTGAAATCCAAATCGGCGGGCAATTCAATCTGCTTCTTGGCCGCCGCCCAGCGACAGAAAGCTTCAAAGCCTTGATGGTTCAATGCCGGCGGATGCGGCGGCACCGGCAGATAATCGTTTACGCCTCGAACCTGGCGCTGCAAGCCATCGAAGCCCAGGCGCCACACCTGGTTCAGCCCGGTTTGCCGACGTACCCGGGCGGGTGCGGTGACCGTCTCCCTCACCGCCAGCCGGATATCCTGACGGGATAGCCCCGCGTTGCTACTCCACTCCTTCGCCTGCAAAGAGAGCGGCCGATAGTCGGTGCTTGCGGTCAGATGAAAGCAACAGGGCGACAGACTGACCCGTGGCCAGCGCCGCTGCGCCGCTCCGACGATTAACCGGCGATGCAGGTCACCGCAGGCATGCAATGCCACACCATGACGCCGAACGGGCCAGATCAAGTCTTTGTCGAGCACATCCTGGGTGTGAAGTCTTACCGGATCACCGTAGTGCTCAGCAAGCGCGTTGCCATCCGCTACCAGCTCGGGGTTCCACTCGTAGCCTTCCAATGCCGACCTGGCGAACGGTGCCAACGTGCGGGCCAGGTGCCCCTTGCCACAGCACCAGTCCAGCACAGGGTATTTCAGTGGCCGGATGGCGGAGGCAAAAGCTCCCGCCTGTTCCCGTTTGCGCCCGGGCATATCCACCGCTCTGGTTTCAGGGAGCGGGTGTGGCTCGCCACCCAACGACGGCAGGTCCACGAGATCATCACGGACAGCCAGGTCAGGTAGCCAGCGCGCCAGTTCATTCACCAGTGCCATCGAGTTCGACTCGAATCGGGCGACAGCCTCGTCGTCGAGTGCCATCAGGAAATCGGCCATTTCGGGGTAGCGTGCGGCCCATGCGGGCTCCGGCGAGGCGAACGGCGCCGGACGCCAGATGTCACCGTGGACCGCGAGCCATTGGTCCAAGGCCTTCCAGCGCAGGAAGCCATCAGTGGGCTGGGTCATGGATTCAGTCGTCTTCAACGTCG
The window above is part of the Marinobacter nanhaiticus D15-8W genome. Proteins encoded here:
- a CDS encoding ATP-dependent helicase — encoded protein: MTPGDRARIAPMPTALPPHLTDEQHAIITAGYEHALITAVAGSGKTTTLAWRIRYLLEQGHDPNRMLVLMFNRSARDDFQKKLQTVARDTGLGLPETRTYHAMGFRLYKRFVREGYLPDFVDDILSDQEINFQVWLLTRQLAPESLQDEIKRSKKDYVETASHFIDMVKTTLSPVDIVWEQMGYGAKHRYLIDLFHGFEQWRKRNARISYADMLYEPVMAIHQNPPLQRLVANKMDLVMVDEYQDTNEIQHLLLRYIAGERARVTVVGDPDQTIYEFRGAQPEFILNRFSEEFESPLEQTLSYTFRYGHRVALLANHLISHNTGRKDVLCHSHPTTPATHVELHESGQDSDVVLRLVEALRDRGDPLESVAVLFRVWSQSVPIELRLLARQIPYRIDSNKGALFTREVEAITHLLRVCGGQLPILPEEARLDTARSLLRFPHVGLKEAELQNLAQFLARFERDWGARLLDLDFDAIGPMPSRKLKKLGRCLLELDNFPGSASDLIERYADDTELFEGIRSLAMTHESADERIETVRGFQAYIDGLDAGVGETLAHLDTLRQQARQPGRGGIQLSTMHRTKGLEWPVVIIPGLQEKYLPYTARQSDDIKALVESERRLLYVALTRTKQALHLITRPDTGTPHLDGDQGRSRFLHELCFPVSAHFGEQLDDQPEPGSELSLNHPLTTISQRYADRAGVKLIAPETSAEPDQGGPLWHQSRLVHAILGPGQVTDESEGAFDVRFDTGETLTFSKKSAHLYFRLPDAS
- a CDS encoding OmpA family protein, whose product is MTLPRSLAVATLAAAIATPALADEQKVYVNPFMGFQWFDEDCDLSETATFGVGLEYRFLPRWAVEGVFSRGDADRQHLPGDSDFEDYRLDGLYYFADPDEDWNPYVATGAGHTDFDEIGGGTDGETRLNFGGGIRYNVSDVVSLRGDVREYYSLDKEHFDTLATVGISFAFGFGGGEPEPAAPQDSDNDGVNDERDQCPNTSAGAQVDANGCELDSDNDGVADSRDDCPNTPSGAEVNSRGCELDSDNDGVVNSKDQCPGTQAGVEVDERGCEGVTERVQTFTLEVQFPFNSDDIGDKYDSELRRVADFLKENPGTTVEVAGHTDSVGPASYNQELSQRRAQSVADRLTDMLGVDPDRVSAMGYGESEPVADNSTEAGRADNRRVEARIQLER
- a CDS encoding outer membrane protein assembly factor BamE; the encoded protein is MRSTALILIGICMLIGADRSVSSDVFRCTGADGVSYSDTPCGETAERINVPDNRIGGSFDSNLPDLPKQQESEPEQSRTATPPVESSACRYIPSTDLRRYIIREQVVKGMTRENVIKAFGRPPETYPVPQETWVYTTDYYGMMYELTYVYFRDGCVENVVYRKP
- a CDS encoding methyltransferase; translation: MTQPTDGFLRWKALDQWLAVHGDIWRPAPFASPEPAWAARYPEMADFLMALDDEAVARFESNSMALVNELARWLPDLAVRDDLVDLPSLGGEPHPLPETRAVDMPGRKREQAGAFASAIRPLKYPVLDWCCGKGHLARTLAPFARSALEGYEWNPELVADGNALAEHYGDPVRLHTQDVLDKDLIWPVRRHGVALHACGDLHRRLIVGAAQRRWPRVSLSPCCFHLTASTDYRPLSLQAKEWSSNAGLSRQDIRLAVRETVTAPARVRRQTGLNQVWRLGFDGLQRQVRGVNDYLPVPPHPPALNHQGFEAFCRWAAAKKQIELPADLDFSRWLAFGEQRQRQVRRHELLRHLFRRPLEVWMVLDYVLYLEEQGYDVRLGTFCDRKLTPRNLLLDAIVASD